Proteins co-encoded in one Leptospira hartskeerlii genomic window:
- a CDS encoding fatty acid desaturase, producing MSSFVLERKNISDRFTEKEKTKRIIKWIRRSDSKLRKRFSFLKYQNAIGFGITMGSAFGMILLGSLYVMDVIPFWACIIGNGILASFLHEMEHDLIHSIYFKENPKMQNFLFWMVWLFRANTVNPWFRKEIHLLHHKLSGNIEDIEERFISNGMPWGIRRILVMIDPIMAVVLQGPKIRKDAIRYLAKIKAKPIKGPYRLMYLLLWYLFLIWGSISLINWALGSPMQETGVTAYIHNLLNTAAVVYLIPCWLRQSAIQIVSSNMHYYGDVKSLYQQTQVLDSWWVLPLHLFCFNFGATHGIHHFVVTQPFYLRQAVASKVKPFLKKYGIRFNDFESMTRANRYQKEEMDGIAIPA from the coding sequence ATGAGTTCCTTTGTCCTTGAGCGAAAAAACATTTCGGATCGATTTACCGAAAAAGAAAAAACAAAACGTATTATCAAATGGATCCGTCGTTCGGATTCTAAACTTAGAAAACGTTTCTCTTTTTTAAAATACCAAAACGCAATCGGATTCGGGATCACTATGGGGTCCGCTTTCGGAATGATCTTACTCGGAAGTTTGTACGTAATGGATGTCATTCCATTCTGGGCTTGTATTATCGGGAATGGGATCTTGGCATCTTTTCTTCATGAGATGGAGCACGACTTGATCCATAGTATCTATTTTAAAGAAAATCCTAAGATGCAAAATTTTCTATTCTGGATGGTTTGGTTATTCCGTGCGAATACAGTCAATCCTTGGTTCAGAAAAGAGATCCACCTTCTCCACCATAAACTTTCTGGAAACATAGAAGATATAGAAGAAAGATTTATTAGCAATGGAATGCCATGGGGGATCAGGCGAATACTTGTGATGATAGATCCGATTATGGCAGTGGTCCTGCAGGGGCCGAAGATCAGAAAAGATGCGATCCGTTATCTTGCAAAAATAAAAGCGAAGCCGATCAAGGGACCTTATCGTTTAATGTATCTTCTTCTTTGGTATTTATTCTTGATCTGGGGATCAATTTCTTTGATCAATTGGGCATTGGGAAGTCCTATGCAAGAAACTGGAGTTACAGCATATATTCATAATTTATTAAATACCGCCGCGGTGGTGTATTTGATCCCCTGTTGGCTAAGACAATCTGCCATACAAATTGTTTCATCTAATATGCATTATTACGGAGACGTGAAGAGTTTATACCAGCAGACCCAAGTGTTGGATTCATGGTGGGTATTACCTTTACATTTGTTCTGTTTCAATTTCGGAGCCACTCACGGGATCCATCATTTTGTAGTAACACAACCATTTTATCTACGACAAGCAGTCGCATCTAAAGTAAAACCGTTCTTAAAAAAATATGGAATTCGT